The Populus trichocarpa isolate Nisqually-1 chromosome 11, P.trichocarpa_v4.1, whole genome shotgun sequence genome has a segment encoding these proteins:
- the LOC7460807 gene encoding 3'-5' exonuclease has product MACSRCDVEYYGDHIFTTVTKSASAVDRWIDQIMYVYQSKLSKLIIGLDTEWFLPAYPGDYQKIAILQLCVGRRCLIFQLCHADYFPRSLIDFLGNEKYTFVGKEVRNDAHKLMNDYGLNVGHCRDVAYWAASKHGGEEDFRKFGLKRLVLRFLKKELEKPLKITLSRWDRKKLDYQQIKYACLDAFVSFKLGELLSKD; this is encoded by the coding sequence ATGGCGTGCTCTCGATGTGATGTTGAATACTATGGTGATCATATTTTCACGACTGTCACAAAATCAGCCTCTGCTGTGGATAGATGGATCGACCAGATAATGTATGTGTATCAAAGCAAATTGAGTAAGCTTATTATTGGCCTTGACACCGAGTGGTTCCTGCCTGCTTATCCCGGCGATTACCAAAAGATTGCCATCTTACAGCTTTGTGTCGGTCGAAGATGTCTTATTTTCCAACTTTGTCATGCAGACTATTTTCCTCGATCACTGATTGATTTTCTTGGCAACGAGAAATATACTTTTGTTGGCAAAGAGGTGAGGAACGACGCGCATAAACTCATGAATGATTATGGACTGAATGTAGGCCATTGCAGGGATGTTGCGTATTGGGCTGCATCAAAACATGGCGGCGAGGAAGATTTCAGGAAGTTTGGATTAAAGCGTTTGGTGCTTAGATTTTTGAAGAAAGAGCTGGAGAAACCCCTTAAAATTACATTAAGCCGATGGGACCGTAAGAAGCTGGACTATCAACAAATAAAGTATGCTTGTCTTGATGCTTTTGTCTCCTTTAAACTTGGAGAACTTCTTAGCAAAGACTAA
- the LOC7462315 gene encoding uncharacterized protein LOC7462315 isoform X1, whose product MSRSHFFKHLSYTLVHHHRPSYLSPPLSVYKFPHRWKKPSSSSLFSKSPISSSSSSSLFSSSSVTASPSTTTSESYAYLSVLIRCPKHVADSLSEALLCFGASSTSMDEDDDFDGSNEVCIDSIFPEFEDVDMCLSQAANSIGLKETPPYEVNLGDQYEWVRKTQESFHPVEVTEGLWIVPEWRSPPDVQATNIILNPGLAFGTGEHPTTKLCLLLLKKLIKGEELFLDYGTGSGVLAIAALKFGAALSVGFDIDPQAIMSARHNATLNSIGPETMELHLVPGKTCSSLDGREDEMVKEQSCCGTGVISGTEKYDVVIANILLNPLLDLADHIVSYAKPWAVVGISGIISEQCSCIVDRYSMLLEDISVSEMDGWACVSGRKKI is encoded by the exons ATGTCAAGGAGTCATTTCTTCAAACACCTATCGTACACTCTCGTTCACCACCACCGCCCATCATATCTTTCTCCTCCACTCTCGGTTTACAAATTTCCACATCGATGGAAGAAACCCAGCTCTTCCTCACTCTTCTCAAAATctcccatttcttcttcttcttcttcatcactcttctcttcttcttcagtcACCGCCTCGCCCTCAACAACAACAAGTGAATCCTATGCTTACCTTTCTGTTCTCATTCGATGCCCCAAACATGTCGCT GATAGCCTTTCAGAGGCCCTTTTATGTTTTGGTGCCAGTTCTACAAGTATGGATGAAGATGATGACTTTGATGGTTCTAATGAG GTCTGCATTGATTCCATATTTCCTGAATTTGAAGATGTGGACATGTGCCTTTCACAAGCAGCCAATTCCATTGGCTTGAAAGAGACACCCCCTTATGAGGTTAATCTTGGGGATCAATATGAATGGGTTCGGAAAACTCag GAATCATTTCATCCAGTTGAAGTAACTGAAGGACTTTGGATTGTGCCCGAGTGGAGATCCCCCCCT GATGTTCAAGCAACAAATATAATCCTGAATCCTGGATTAGCTTTTGGAACCGGGGAGCACCCTACTACTAAGTTATGTCTGTTGCTactaaaaaagttaataaaggGCGAAGAACTTTTCTTGGATTATGGCACAGGTTCTGGAGTTCTTGCAATTGCAGCACTGAAg TTTGGTGCTGCTTTATCAGTTGGATTTGATATAGATCCTCAAGCAATCATGTCTGCACGTCATAATGCCACTCTGAACAGTATAGGACCTGAGACAATGGAATTGCACCTGGTTCCTGGCAAAACCTGCTCCTCCTTGGatggaagagaagatgaaatggTGAAAGAGCAGAGCTGTTGCGGAACTGGAGTCATCTCTGGAACAGAGAAATATGATGTGGTCATTGCTAATATTCTCTTGAATCCTCTCTTGGATTTGGCAGATCATATTGTTTCTTATGCTAAACCTTGGGCAGTTGTTGGCATTTCTGGTATTATATCCGAGCAG TGCTCATGTATTGTGGATCGGTATTCAATGCTCTTGGAAGACATATCAGTGTCAGAGATGGATGGTTGGGCCTGTGTAAGTGGAAGGAAGAAAATTTAG
- the LOC7462315 gene encoding uncharacterized protein LOC7462315 isoform X2 gives MSRSHFFKHLSYTLVHHHRPSYLSPPLSVYKFPHRWKKPSSSSLFSKSPISSSSSSSLFSSSSVTASPSTTTSESYAYLSVLIRCPKHVADSLSEALLCFGASSTSMDEDDDFDGSNEVCIDSIFPEFEDVDMCLSQAANSIGLKETPPYEVNLGDQYEWVRKTQDVQATNIILNPGLAFGTGEHPTTKLCLLLLKKLIKGEELFLDYGTGSGVLAIAALKFGAALSVGFDIDPQAIMSARHNATLNSIGPETMELHLVPGKTCSSLDGREDEMVKEQSCCGTGVISGTEKYDVVIANILLNPLLDLADHIVSYAKPWAVVGISGIISEQCSCIVDRYSMLLEDISVSEMDGWACVSGRKKI, from the exons ATGTCAAGGAGTCATTTCTTCAAACACCTATCGTACACTCTCGTTCACCACCACCGCCCATCATATCTTTCTCCTCCACTCTCGGTTTACAAATTTCCACATCGATGGAAGAAACCCAGCTCTTCCTCACTCTTCTCAAAATctcccatttcttcttcttcttcttcatcactcttctcttcttcttcagtcACCGCCTCGCCCTCAACAACAACAAGTGAATCCTATGCTTACCTTTCTGTTCTCATTCGATGCCCCAAACATGTCGCT GATAGCCTTTCAGAGGCCCTTTTATGTTTTGGTGCCAGTTCTACAAGTATGGATGAAGATGATGACTTTGATGGTTCTAATGAG GTCTGCATTGATTCCATATTTCCTGAATTTGAAGATGTGGACATGTGCCTTTCACAAGCAGCCAATTCCATTGGCTTGAAAGAGACACCCCCTTATGAGGTTAATCTTGGGGATCAATATGAATGGGTTCGGAAAACTCag GATGTTCAAGCAACAAATATAATCCTGAATCCTGGATTAGCTTTTGGAACCGGGGAGCACCCTACTACTAAGTTATGTCTGTTGCTactaaaaaagttaataaaggGCGAAGAACTTTTCTTGGATTATGGCACAGGTTCTGGAGTTCTTGCAATTGCAGCACTGAAg TTTGGTGCTGCTTTATCAGTTGGATTTGATATAGATCCTCAAGCAATCATGTCTGCACGTCATAATGCCACTCTGAACAGTATAGGACCTGAGACAATGGAATTGCACCTGGTTCCTGGCAAAACCTGCTCCTCCTTGGatggaagagaagatgaaatggTGAAAGAGCAGAGCTGTTGCGGAACTGGAGTCATCTCTGGAACAGAGAAATATGATGTGGTCATTGCTAATATTCTCTTGAATCCTCTCTTGGATTTGGCAGATCATATTGTTTCTTATGCTAAACCTTGGGCAGTTGTTGGCATTTCTGGTATTATATCCGAGCAG TGCTCATGTATTGTGGATCGGTATTCAATGCTCTTGGAAGACATATCAGTGTCAGAGATGGATGGTTGGGCCTGTGTAAGTGGAAGGAAGAAAATTTAG
- the LOC7462315 gene encoding uncharacterized protein LOC7462315 isoform X3 has protein sequence MSRSHFFKHLSYTLVHHHRPSYLSPPLSVYKFPHRWKKPSSSSLFSKSPISSSSSSSLFSSSSVTASPSTTTSESYAYLSVLIRCPKHVAVCIDSIFPEFEDVDMCLSQAANSIGLKETPPYEVNLGDQYEWVRKTQESFHPVEVTEGLWIVPEWRSPPDVQATNIILNPGLAFGTGEHPTTKLCLLLLKKLIKGEELFLDYGTGSGVLAIAALKFGAALSVGFDIDPQAIMSARHNATLNSIGPETMELHLVPGKTCSSLDGREDEMVKEQSCCGTGVISGTEKYDVVIANILLNPLLDLADHIVSYAKPWAVVGISGIISEQCSCIVDRYSMLLEDISVSEMDGWACVSGRKKI, from the exons ATGTCAAGGAGTCATTTCTTCAAACACCTATCGTACACTCTCGTTCACCACCACCGCCCATCATATCTTTCTCCTCCACTCTCGGTTTACAAATTTCCACATCGATGGAAGAAACCCAGCTCTTCCTCACTCTTCTCAAAATctcccatttcttcttcttcttcttcatcactcttctcttcttcttcagtcACCGCCTCGCCCTCAACAACAACAAGTGAATCCTATGCTTACCTTTCTGTTCTCATTCGATGCCCCAAACATGTCGCT GTCTGCATTGATTCCATATTTCCTGAATTTGAAGATGTGGACATGTGCCTTTCACAAGCAGCCAATTCCATTGGCTTGAAAGAGACACCCCCTTATGAGGTTAATCTTGGGGATCAATATGAATGGGTTCGGAAAACTCag GAATCATTTCATCCAGTTGAAGTAACTGAAGGACTTTGGATTGTGCCCGAGTGGAGATCCCCCCCT GATGTTCAAGCAACAAATATAATCCTGAATCCTGGATTAGCTTTTGGAACCGGGGAGCACCCTACTACTAAGTTATGTCTGTTGCTactaaaaaagttaataaaggGCGAAGAACTTTTCTTGGATTATGGCACAGGTTCTGGAGTTCTTGCAATTGCAGCACTGAAg TTTGGTGCTGCTTTATCAGTTGGATTTGATATAGATCCTCAAGCAATCATGTCTGCACGTCATAATGCCACTCTGAACAGTATAGGACCTGAGACAATGGAATTGCACCTGGTTCCTGGCAAAACCTGCTCCTCCTTGGatggaagagaagatgaaatggTGAAAGAGCAGAGCTGTTGCGGAACTGGAGTCATCTCTGGAACAGAGAAATATGATGTGGTCATTGCTAATATTCTCTTGAATCCTCTCTTGGATTTGGCAGATCATATTGTTTCTTATGCTAAACCTTGGGCAGTTGTTGGCATTTCTGGTATTATATCCGAGCAG TGCTCATGTATTGTGGATCGGTATTCAATGCTCTTGGAAGACATATCAGTGTCAGAGATGGATGGTTGGGCCTGTGTAAGTGGAAGGAAGAAAATTTAG
- the LOC7462316 gene encoding PRA1 family protein H isoform X2, producing MVFSSNPLSLSVPDPTFDTWLRDSGYLEILDQHSSAAAAPSTTTTSTTTTTTTATGLFISFFSHALTLLSLFTLNPFSKLTTDDFSGPTPSWTRSFFADHRSYSFPSGFGQARLRVNENVKRYARNYAFLFVLFFVCTLYQMPLALIGMISSLALWDIFKFCSDRWGWDRYPVIRQVMVRAAQCVAAVILICLNVQMALFCALGVSYTVMIMHAAFRKLTPARQPTRSR from the exons ATGGTTTTCTCGTCTAACCCTTTATCTCTAAGCGTTCCCGACCCCACCTTCGACACATGGCTACGCGACTCCGGCTACCTCGAAATTCTCGACCAACACTCCTCCGCCGCCGCCGctccctccaccaccaccacctcgacaaccaccaccacaacaacaGCCACTGgccttttcatttcattctttTCCCATGCTCTAACACTCCTTTCTCTCTTCACTCTCAATCCCTTTTCTAAACTCACCACTGATGACTTCTCGGGTCCAACCCCTTCTTGGACCCGGTCGTTTTTCGCGGACCACAGATCCTACTCGTTTCCGTCCGGGTTTGGACAGGCTAGGCTCCGGGTTAATGAGAATGTTAAACGTTATGCAAGAAACTATGCCTTTCTTTTCGTTCTCTTCTTCGTTTGTACTTT GTATCAAATGCCACTTGCTCTGATTGGAATGATATCAAGTTTGGCACTTTGGGATATTTTCAAGTTCTGTAGTGATAGGTGGGGATGGGATCGATATCCGGTGATTCGGCAAGTTATGGTCCGTGCAGCTCAATGTG TTGCTGCAGTTATTCTGATATGTTTAAACGTTCAAATGGCTCTGTTTTGTGCACTTGGTGTTAGTTATACAG TTATGATCATGCATGCCGCATTTCGAAAGCTGACTCCTGCAAGGCAACCTACTCGCAGTAGATGA
- the LOC7462316 gene encoding PRA1 family protein H isoform X1, whose translation MVFSSNPLSLSVPDPTFDTWLRDSGYLEILDQHSSAAAAPSTTTTSTTTTTTTATGLFISFFSHALTLLSLFTLNPFSKLTTDDFSGPTPSWTRSFFADHRSYSFPSGFGQARLRVNENVKRYARNYAFLFVLFFVCTLYQMPLALIGMISSLALWDIFKFCSDRWGWDRYPVIRQVMVRAAQCVAAVILICLNVQMALFCALGVSYTEMYRKPFASIASSSCSTYKCIACNDRCHYHANSSRVIIIRDSMVQTTKGKKKAAKVLSIIHLKCKDHFQSRRYHQSLKPQNLTCMGGP comes from the exons ATGGTTTTCTCGTCTAACCCTTTATCTCTAAGCGTTCCCGACCCCACCTTCGACACATGGCTACGCGACTCCGGCTACCTCGAAATTCTCGACCAACACTCCTCCGCCGCCGCCGctccctccaccaccaccacctcgacaaccaccaccacaacaacaGCCACTGgccttttcatttcattctttTCCCATGCTCTAACACTCCTTTCTCTCTTCACTCTCAATCCCTTTTCTAAACTCACCACTGATGACTTCTCGGGTCCAACCCCTTCTTGGACCCGGTCGTTTTTCGCGGACCACAGATCCTACTCGTTTCCGTCCGGGTTTGGACAGGCTAGGCTCCGGGTTAATGAGAATGTTAAACGTTATGCAAGAAACTATGCCTTTCTTTTCGTTCTCTTCTTCGTTTGTACTTT GTATCAAATGCCACTTGCTCTGATTGGAATGATATCAAGTTTGGCACTTTGGGATATTTTCAAGTTCTGTAGTGATAGGTGGGGATGGGATCGATATCCGGTGATTCGGCAAGTTATGGTCCGTGCAGCTCAATGTG TTGCTGCAGTTATTCTGATATGTTTAAACGTTCAAATGGCTCTGTTTTGTGCACTTGGTGTTAGTTATACAG AAATGTACAGGAAACCATTTGCATCCATCGCATCGTCTAGTTGCTCAACTTACAAGTGCATTGCATGTAATGATAGATGCCATTACCACGCGAACAGCTCAAGAGTTATCATAATCAGAGATAGCATGGTCCaaacaacaaaaggaaagaaaaaggcagCCAAAGTTCTTTCAATCATCCATTTGAAATGCAAAGATCACTTTCAGAGTAGACGTTATCATCAATCTCTTAAGCCACAGAATCTTACGTGCATGGGAGGGCCATAG
- the LOC7462316 gene encoding PRA1 family protein H isoform X4, translating to MVFSSNPLSLSVPDPTFDTWLRDSGYLEILDQHSSAAAAPSTTTTSTTTTTTTATGLFISFFSHALTLLSLFTLNPFSKLTTDDFSGPTPSWTRSFFADHRSYSFPSGFGQARLRVNENVKRYARNYAFLFVLFFVCTLYQMPLALIGMISSLALWDIFKFCSDRWGWDRYPVIRQVMVRAAQCVAAVILICLNVQMALFCALGVSYTVPLVM from the exons ATGGTTTTCTCGTCTAACCCTTTATCTCTAAGCGTTCCCGACCCCACCTTCGACACATGGCTACGCGACTCCGGCTACCTCGAAATTCTCGACCAACACTCCTCCGCCGCCGCCGctccctccaccaccaccacctcgacaaccaccaccacaacaacaGCCACTGgccttttcatttcattctttTCCCATGCTCTAACACTCCTTTCTCTCTTCACTCTCAATCCCTTTTCTAAACTCACCACTGATGACTTCTCGGGTCCAACCCCTTCTTGGACCCGGTCGTTTTTCGCGGACCACAGATCCTACTCGTTTCCGTCCGGGTTTGGACAGGCTAGGCTCCGGGTTAATGAGAATGTTAAACGTTATGCAAGAAACTATGCCTTTCTTTTCGTTCTCTTCTTCGTTTGTACTTT GTATCAAATGCCACTTGCTCTGATTGGAATGATATCAAGTTTGGCACTTTGGGATATTTTCAAGTTCTGTAGTGATAGGTGGGGATGGGATCGATATCCGGTGATTCGGCAAGTTATGGTCCGTGCAGCTCAATGTG TTGCTGCAGTTATTCTGATATGTTTAAACGTTCAAATGGCTCTGTTTTGTGCACTTGGTGTTAGTTATACAG TCCCACTCGTCATGTGA
- the LOC7462316 gene encoding PRA1 family protein H isoform X3, with translation MVFSSNPLSLSVPDPTFDTWLRDSGYLEILDQHSSAAAAPSTTTTSTTTTTTTATGLFISFFSHALTLLSLFTLNPFSKLTTDDFSGPTPSWTRSFFADHRSYSFPSGFGQARLRVNENVKRYARNYAFLFVLFFVCTLYQMPLALIGMISSLALWDIFKFCSDRWGWDRYPVIRQVMVRAAQCVAAVILICLNVQMALFCALGVSYTDAITTRTAQELS, from the exons ATGGTTTTCTCGTCTAACCCTTTATCTCTAAGCGTTCCCGACCCCACCTTCGACACATGGCTACGCGACTCCGGCTACCTCGAAATTCTCGACCAACACTCCTCCGCCGCCGCCGctccctccaccaccaccacctcgacaaccaccaccacaacaacaGCCACTGgccttttcatttcattctttTCCCATGCTCTAACACTCCTTTCTCTCTTCACTCTCAATCCCTTTTCTAAACTCACCACTGATGACTTCTCGGGTCCAACCCCTTCTTGGACCCGGTCGTTTTTCGCGGACCACAGATCCTACTCGTTTCCGTCCGGGTTTGGACAGGCTAGGCTCCGGGTTAATGAGAATGTTAAACGTTATGCAAGAAACTATGCCTTTCTTTTCGTTCTCTTCTTCGTTTGTACTTT GTATCAAATGCCACTTGCTCTGATTGGAATGATATCAAGTTTGGCACTTTGGGATATTTTCAAGTTCTGTAGTGATAGGTGGGGATGGGATCGATATCCGGTGATTCGGCAAGTTATGGTCCGTGCAGCTCAATGTG TTGCTGCAGTTATTCTGATATGTTTAAACGTTCAAATGGCTCTGTTTTGTGCACTTGGTGTTAGTTATACAG ATGCCATTACCACGCGAACAGCTCAAGAGTTATCATAA